The Bacillus sp. F19 DNA segment CGGTCAAACCACTGCCATTTTTCATGAAGTCTGATTCTGCCGTCAGATAATATCTCTGGCTTGGAAAAGCAGTGCCCTCCCCTGATTTCATTGTTTAAATTGATATGATTATACTTAAATTCTAATGTGCCATCTTCTTTGACAAGCCCAATTAATGTCCCTTTGACAATCTCTCCGCCTTCAT contains these protein-coding regions:
- a CDS encoding n-acetylglutamate synthase: MINYHNRRFLSVENTANGEVSSKTVFTYKQDGRILSAAYEGGEIVKGTLIGLVKEDGTLEFKYNHINLNNEIRGGHCFSKPEILSDGRIRLHEKWQWFDRDKTEGESIIEEIVREDN